The Chlorogloeopsis sp. ULAP01 sequence ATTTTTGGTGTGTCGGCAGAGGTATAACCCCATACAGGAAAAAGTACTGCCGAAACATCCACCACTTCACCCCCAGCAAAAGCTGCATAAGCACCTTCGGAATTTATACACTCAGAAGCAACAAAGTCTTGAATTTCCTGCGCTGTTGAGCGCCAACGCCTGGCTTTGGCTTCATTTTCGGCAAGCTGGGCAATATAATTCAAACCGCAAGCAACGATTACCTTACTTGAAGTGTATTGATGTTTTACTTGTTCCTCCCACAAACCGTGATCGGGATCGCTCCAATGTTCTACTAAATAATCGGCAATCTTTTCAATTAAAGACCAATGTTCGCGTGTGTCGAAGCGAGTGTAAATGAGTTTAGCTGCTAAAAGTACATTACCGAAAGCATCAAGCTGTAATTGGCTATTGGCAGCATTACCAATGACAACGGGTTGACTGCCGCGATAACCAACCCAATCAAGGGTTTTTTCGAGATGAACTGGTTCTCCATCTAGGGTTGTGAATGGTTTTAGTGGCATACTATCTGAGTTACAAGCAAAACCACAGATATAATCGAGAAAGCGCCGCTCTTCATCACCATTACTGCCCGCACGAATTAGAGCGCTGACGATCATGCCCGTATCACGCAGCCAAACATAGCGATAATCGTAGTTCCGTTCTCCCCCAACAACTTCTGGCAGAGAGGTGGTAGCTGCCGCAATGATCCCGCCATTGTCTTCAAAGGTGAGCATACGCAATGCTCGCAGGGAATGAGCAATTTCACGCTCATAAGGGCCGTGGTAAATTGCGTATGAAGCGATTTTCTGCCATCGAGCCTGAGTGATTTCCAGCCAAGTCTCTATCTTTTCTATCGTGACAAAGGCGAGTTGTTCATCAACCAATACAGCCCAACCTGATTCACCCTCCGAAATTTTGAAGTAGATACAATCTTTTTCTAGTATGAGGGGATGGGAAGCATAAAGATAGTAGCGTCGATCTATTTGTACCGCTTGACCAATGTATTGTAGATCTGGCTTATGTTGAGCATAGTTTGGGGCAGGCTGGAGAGTAACTGTGACTTCGTTTGGTACAGGTGAAAACAAACGACAAATTCCCCGTGGCACTTTTTCTCCTAGACACATCCAATCAGTAATCTGCCAAGAATTACCATTGCTGGTTGCGAAAGTTGTTTCTAATACTCCATTGTCTTCCAGATAACGACGACTGGCAAAAGTAGTATCAGGCGATCGCACACTCCAAGCTCCTCCCCGCTCTGGATCGAGCAGTGTAGCTAATAAGGAAGGACGATCAAAACGTTCAGGACAATACCAGACGACAGTCCCTTTCTTATCAATAAGTGCAGCTGTGCGGCGATCGCCGATAATTGCTAAATCGCGAATATGTGGAAATTCGTCATTAGTCATATTGCTATCAAAAATAGAGTGCCCAACCAGCTTGCCCCTGGTGTGAAACAAGCGATCATAGTTGCTTAACTTGTGCTAAAGTCTGAAATTATCAAAATGGTTATTTTTTGACTAAATTTTTATCTATTGTTAAAGTATATAAACAGTATTATTTCTTAACATTTCTTTATAAACCTAGCTTAGGATAGATTCTTGGCTTGTCTGCCAAAGATTTAACTTACTTTATCTGTACCTTGTCCCCTGTTAACTCAAACGCTGGCGTAACCACAAACCTAGTAGTGGTAATGCCAATTGATACCGTTGTTCAGCACCGTAAATCAATCCTTTGTGCTGAAGTCCGAATAATGCACCTTGCAAACTGCCGCCACGGGAAAGACCATGTTTTTGAATATACTCTCGGCTTTGGGGCTTGTCAGTGGGATCGCAAGCCAAGCATTCTAAAAGATGTACTTGATTGCCTGGGAGTAACATCAACAAGGACTCATAAGTGATAGATAAATCTTTGAGTTGTGCTTCTATTGCTTGCTTTACATCTTGCTCAGTAATTAGTTCATGAGGACGACATAGAGTTTGCAGACGGCGAATTAGTGCCATCGCATCGCCAATATGTCCTTGAACAGCATCTAAAAATAGTTGTAGTGCTTTGGAGCGAGAATCAAATGTTAGTCCTACTGCCTGCAAAATTTCTCTTGCCCAAACTGCTAAAACATCTTTGGCTAAGGGAGCTAACTGTACTGTTTCGATTGGATAGTTAGTCTCTTCTGCGTGGTGAGTTGTTTCGGCAATCGTTGCTACTAGCACGTAACTGACACGAGTTTGTTTGTGAATTTCTCGCCTCAGGGTTGTTTCCCACAAACCACTGCGATCCCAGGAGCGGATGTGGGGAAAACTTTGCAAAATCAACGCAACTCGCTGATCTTGCATATCAGCTAACAGTTGAGGCAACTGGAGCAAAATTTCAAATGCTTGCCACAACTGCTTTTGGTTCAGGGAACGCATCAGCAAAAGTTTACCGCCGCTTTCTTCAAACTGAAACCGAAAAAACTCTCTTGCACTTTTGGCAACCCAGTCTTGGATTTGTGCTGCATCAAAACTTTGATTAATTGCCTCCGCTAGCAATTGCACAAATCTCTCTCCATCTGTGGCGCGAATGCAGTCTATCTCTAGCACGATCGCTCCCACTGCCGAAGTTGCCCCTCGTACTAAAGTTCGTCGCCCACTTCCAGGTACTCCTACAATCAACAAATCACCATCTTCTGCCAGAACTTCCACTATCCGTTGAAATTCTGCCGATCGCCCAATTAATTCTAAAGGAGTAGACAATTCCAAGTTCACGCGTTTTTGCCTTCCGAATTCAAGCTTCCAGTCAAGGGAACATACTTACTTCTATTTTTGATGGCAACTATTAACAGAGATGATGATAATTATAGATTTTTTAGTTATCTAATACACATAACACTAATTCTTAGTTTGAAGATTTTTTAGTTCGATACTTACGTGCAGCTTGGTAATTGAGCGATTCTAGACAATATTTTCGGCAGCTTTCTGGGAACTATACAAAGGAAGGAATTTACCGGAGATATTCCTCTAAAAAATGTTGCCTGTTCAAAAACCCCAAAAAGCTACCACTTTGCCTAATTCTTGTTGTTCCCTTTGTGCTGCAAATCTTTGTGGCTGTGGGGCTGGTAGGATATCTCTCATTCAAAAACGGGCAGAAAGCAGTCAACGATCTTACCGATCAGTTGATAGATAAAGCCAGTCAGCAAGTAAGTAGAACGAGGTAAATAATTAAAGGTTTGTAGTGTGGACTTCAGTCCTCCAATAAGGACTGAAGTCCTTACTACGAACTAGATGCCAACATTTTTACATTACTTCACATAGTTTGGTTTTTTCAAGTCGTTCTACTTTAGATGAGCATTTGGATACTTATCTAGCACTGCCCCAGCAACTTAACCAAATGAATGCGGATGCGATCGCCATCCCGTTGCAACAATTGTGGAGATTGAGGGTGCGTTAGGACTCTGTCCTAACGCACCAAAGCAATCAGAAGGTGTGTTACGCTTCGCTAACACGCCACTACGCATATTTCAAAAATAATGAAATTCAACATCATATT is a genomic window containing:
- a CDS encoding glycoside hydrolase family 15 protein — its product is MTNDEFPHIRDLAIIGDRRTAALIDKKGTVVWYCPERFDRPSLLATLLDPERGGAWSVRSPDTTFASRRYLEDNGVLETTFATSNGNSWQITDWMCLGEKVPRGICRLFSPVPNEVTVTLQPAPNYAQHKPDLQYIGQAVQIDRRYYLYASHPLILEKDCIYFKISEGESGWAVLVDEQLAFVTIEKIETWLEITQARWQKIASYAIYHGPYEREIAHSLRALRMLTFEDNGGIIAAATTSLPEVVGGERNYDYRYVWLRDTGMIVSALIRAGSNGDEERRFLDYICGFACNSDSMPLKPFTTLDGEPVHLEKTLDWVGYRGSQPVVIGNAANSQLQLDAFGNVLLAAKLIYTRFDTREHWSLIEKIADYLVEHWSDPDHGLWEEQVKHQYTSSKVIVACGLNYIAQLAENEAKARRWRSTAQEIQDFVASECINSEGAYAAFAGGEVVDVSAVLFPVWGYTSADTPKMLATIKVIERDLANGYLYHRHLEEFDSKKEGAFLAGTFWVAQYWVMRRDFQRAQAIIDAALEYANDLGLFAEEADVNTKQMLGNFPQTFVHAAFIGAVIDLKTAQEH
- a CDS encoding ATP-binding protein, which gives rise to MNLELSTPLELIGRSAEFQRIVEVLAEDGDLLIVGVPGSGRRTLVRGATSAVGAIVLEIDCIRATDGERFVQLLAEAINQSFDAAQIQDWVAKSAREFFRFQFEESGGKLLLMRSLNQKQLWQAFEILLQLPQLLADMQDQRVALILQSFPHIRSWDRSGLWETTLRREIHKQTRVSYVLVATIAETTHHAEETNYPIETVQLAPLAKDVLAVWAREILQAVGLTFDSRSKALQLFLDAVQGHIGDAMALIRRLQTLCRPHELITEQDVKQAIEAQLKDLSITYESLLMLLPGNQVHLLECLACDPTDKPQSREYIQKHGLSRGGSLQGALFGLQHKGLIYGAEQRYQLALPLLGLWLRQRLS